The following coding sequences are from one Candidatus Nitrohelix vancouverensis window:
- the hisD gene encoding histidinol dehydrogenase — protein MRIIRFDEESYQKETQAVIHRLEMDFATQDATVQAILQDVKEKGDEALLEYTRKFDGHTGSLQDLRVTPEEIKTAYSKMSAEEIDALKIAAENIRSFHEKQKQESWEYSLDGIRLGQKVSPLRTAGIYVPGGKASYPSSVLMNAIPAKVAGVERIVMCTPCPGGQPSWHALVAADLAGVDEIYKVGGAQAIGAMAFGSTLVPRVDKIVGPGNIFVALAKRMVFGIVGIDMVAGPSEILIVADDTANPEYIAADLLSQAEHDEEAVSILTTPSQALAEAALEAVNRQKERLKRGAIVDASLKNQCRLFVTESLEAAVQLADEIAPEHLELAVDDPVAWAAKINNAGAIFMGHYTPEAIGDYLAGPNHVLPTSGTARFSSPLGVYDFIKRTSLITYSQEALQRASGTVQCLADMENLDAHANAVKVRLK, from the coding sequence ATGAGAATCATTAGATTTGATGAAGAGTCGTATCAAAAAGAAACGCAGGCGGTGATCCATCGTCTTGAGATGGATTTCGCCACTCAGGACGCGACGGTGCAAGCCATTCTGCAAGATGTGAAAGAGAAGGGCGACGAGGCTCTGCTGGAGTACACGCGTAAGTTCGACGGGCATACCGGCTCCCTGCAAGACCTGCGCGTGACGCCGGAAGAAATTAAGACCGCGTACTCGAAAATGAGCGCGGAAGAAATCGACGCTTTGAAAATTGCGGCGGAGAATATTCGATCCTTCCACGAAAAGCAAAAGCAGGAAAGCTGGGAATATTCCCTCGACGGCATCCGGCTGGGACAGAAAGTCAGCCCTCTGCGAACCGCAGGAATTTATGTTCCCGGCGGCAAGGCTTCCTACCCCTCGTCGGTATTGATGAACGCCATCCCTGCGAAAGTGGCAGGCGTTGAGCGGATCGTTATGTGCACCCCCTGTCCCGGAGGCCAGCCGAGCTGGCATGCGCTGGTCGCCGCCGATCTGGCGGGCGTGGATGAAATTTACAAGGTAGGCGGCGCTCAGGCCATTGGCGCGATGGCGTTTGGTTCGACGCTGGTGCCGCGCGTGGACAAAATCGTTGGCCCGGGGAATATTTTTGTCGCGCTAGCCAAGCGCATGGTCTTCGGCATCGTCGGCATCGACATGGTCGCCGGACCGAGCGAGATATTGATTGTCGCCGACGACACGGCCAACCCGGAATACATCGCCGCCGATCTGCTGTCCCAGGCCGAGCATGACGAAGAAGCCGTCTCCATATTGACAACCCCGTCCCAGGCCCTGGCCGAAGCGGCGCTTGAAGCCGTGAACCGGCAAAAGGAAAGACTCAAACGAGGCGCGATCGTGGACGCGTCGCTGAAAAACCAGTGCCGCCTGTTTGTGACCGAATCCCTTGAGGCCGCCGTGCAACTGGCCGACGAGATCGCTCCTGAGCATCTGGAGCTGGCGGTGGACGACCCGGTGGCGTGGGCGGCGAAGATTAACAACGCCGGCGCGATTTTCATGGGGCATTACACGCCGGAAGCGATAGGGGATTATCTGGCAGGACCCAACCATGTCCTGCCGACAAGCGGCACAGCGCGATTTTCATCGCCCCTGGGCGTTTATGACTTTATCAAGAGGACCAGCCTCATCACCTATTCGCAGGAAGCCTTGCAAAGAGCCTCAGGGACCGTGCAATGCCTCGCGGATATGGAGAATCTGGACGCGCACGCCAATGCGGTCAAGGTCCGTTTGA